A genomic region of Candidatus Zixiibacteriota bacterium contains the following coding sequences:
- a CDS encoding heavy metal-binding domain-containing protein, with amino-acid sequence MTRIFTTARTGIATLVLTCVSLSVPASAGCGGSSGGCGSSHDHAKSSTTAKAQDSSQYTCPMHPEIIRSKPGDCPRCGMKLVPAEETASTVAATPDHALPEQFGQLLEEYAALRDHFETMMSLTAIEKLGPEMRIHRNLMVLFGENLAKCEEACGRLAGAVDDESGTTGTTPTRPDRTDTPDRAQSGHHH; translated from the coding sequence ATGACGCGAATCTTTACCACGGCACGCACGGGCATTGCCACTCTTGTCCTGACCTGTGTGTCGCTGTCAGTCCCGGCGTCCGCCGGGTGCGGAGGGTCGTCTGGCGGATGCGGCAGTTCGCACGATCATGCCAAAAGCTCAACCACGGCGAAGGCACAGGACAGCAGTCAGTATACCTGCCCGATGCATCCGGAGATCATTCGATCCAAACCGGGTGACTGTCCCAGGTGCGGGATGAAGCTGGTTCCAGCTGAGGAGACTGCTTCTACCGTAGCGGCGACCCCTGACCATGCTTTGCCGGAGCAATTCGGGCAGCTCCTGGAGGAATACGCTGCCCTGCGGGACCATTTCGAAACGATGATGTCCCTCACGGCCATAGAAAAGCTCGGCCCTGAGATGCGCATCCATCGCAACCTTATGGTGCTGTTCGGCGAAAACCTGGCAAAATGTGAGGAAGCCTGTGGACGCCTGGCCGGTGCTGTTGACGACGAAAGCGGTACGACTGGAACCACCCCCACTCGGCCGGATCGCACGGACACTCCGGATCGAGCACAATCAGGACATCATCACTGA
- a CDS encoding YHS domain-containing protein: MISTSTLTGAIVVAVSLMSSAFPEQSKTPSASAAPKELKPQTVCPVMGKPIDSSAYTDIQGQRVYHCCKGCTEKLTADPDKFFKRAAAEGVLFQNIQTTCPVSGEALEDKDIYTDYEGRRIYFCCKKCTSMFAETPQKFLKAMDAPANVEPPAHKEDHSGHHHGGH, encoded by the coding sequence TTGATCTCAACTAGCACCTTGACAGGAGCGATTGTGGTTGCTGTTTCATTGATGAGTTCCGCTTTCCCCGAGCAATCGAAAACGCCATCCGCTTCAGCCGCGCCTAAAGAGCTTAAGCCCCAGACCGTCTGTCCAGTGATGGGGAAGCCGATCGATTCATCGGCCTACACCGATATTCAGGGCCAGCGTGTATACCACTGTTGCAAAGGGTGTACTGAGAAACTAACTGCTGACCCGGACAAGTTCTTCAAGAGAGCGGCTGCCGAGGGTGTATTGTTTCAAAACATACAGACCACCTGCCCCGTGTCAGGTGAAGCCCTTGAGGACAAAGATATCTATACGGACTATGAGGGACGCCGCATCTATTTCTGCTGCAAGAAGTGCACCAGCATGTTTGCTGAGACCCCGCAGAAGTTTTTGAAGGCGATGGACGCGCCGGCCAATGTCGAACCGCCGGCGCACAAAGAAGATCACAGCGGTCATCATCATGGCGGCCACTGA
- a CDS encoding DUF2231 domain-containing protein, whose protein sequence is MAGALLITGAPALLLAMPSLATPINRYCPVLTDEPVDLSVTTTYEGREIAFCCKKCRRQFLENPERYLEALTATAQAEFEKIASEKPVQDPGQHDHTHHDHDDTATASDTVDSIVANSHAHSDDTATTESSGATAEHDHATDHGASGGNASGRFITFMGKFHPVIVHFPIALIIVALAFSVLAMLARANLYDLIAVKTTYLGGLSAVVSALLGLAAASGAHYPDMLVGYFTWHRLLGITSAALTLLSCFLAYRYEKTPSPSRQWLFRGTLALNAVLVGVTGHFGATLIYGPDHFAF, encoded by the coding sequence ATGGCCGGAGCCCTGCTAATAACAGGCGCTCCGGCCCTTCTTTTGGCCATGCCGTCACTGGCCACCCCGATCAACCGCTACTGCCCGGTACTCACTGACGAACCCGTGGATTTGTCGGTCACAACGACCTACGAGGGCCGTGAGATAGCTTTCTGCTGCAAGAAATGTCGACGCCAGTTTCTCGAGAATCCGGAGCGGTATCTGGAAGCTCTGACGGCAACCGCACAGGCAGAGTTTGAGAAAATTGCCAGCGAAAAACCAGTGCAAGATCCCGGCCAACATGATCACACACATCACGATCATGACGACACGGCGACAGCATCTGACACTGTCGACAGCATTGTCGCAAACTCTCATGCGCATTCGGACGATACAGCCACAACTGAAAGTTCTGGCGCAACCGCCGAACACGATCATGCCACTGATCACGGAGCTTCTGGAGGCAACGCCTCAGGCCGATTCATCACATTCATGGGGAAGTTCCACCCGGTGATCGTGCACTTCCCGATCGCTCTGATAATCGTGGCGCTCGCATTTTCGGTGCTGGCGATGTTAGCCCGAGCGAATCTCTATGATCTGATCGCTGTCAAAACAACCTATCTCGGCGGCTTATCCGCGGTGGTATCGGCGCTGCTGGGGCTGGCGGCCGCCTCGGGCGCACATTATCCCGACATGCTGGTCGGCTACTTCACGTGGCATCGCTTGCTGGGGATCACGTCGGCAGCGCTTACCTTGCTTTCCTGCTTCCTGGCGTATCGGTATGAGAAGACTCCATCACCGAGCCGGCAATGGCTGTTTCGCGGCACCCTGGCGCTGAACGCAGTACTGGTAGGTGTCACGGGTCACTTCGGCGCGACCTTGATCTACGGCCCCGATCACTTTGCGTTTTGA